A genome region from Panicum virgatum strain AP13 chromosome 4K, P.virgatum_v5, whole genome shotgun sequence includes the following:
- the LOC120702796 gene encoding pyrophosphate-energized vacuolar membrane proton pump-like, translating to MAILSALATEVLIPVAGVIGIAFAVVQWVLVSRVKLSPAAAAAGGSKNDYGDYLIEEEEGLNDHNVVVKCAEIQNAISEGATSFLFTEYQYVGIFMSIFAVVIFLFLGSVEGFSTKSQPCTYSVGKYCKPALFTALFSTASFLLGAITSLVSGFLGMKIATYANARTTLEARKGVGKAFITAFRSGAVMGFLLASSGLVVLYITINVFKLYYGDDWEGLFESITGYGLGGSSMALFGRVGGGIYTKAADVGADLVGKVERNIPEDDPRNPAVIADNVGDNVGDIAGMGSDLFGSYAESSCAALVVASISSFGINHDFTGMCYPLLVSSVGIIVCLITTLFATDFFEIKAVKEIEPALKKQLIISTALMTVGIAIISWLALPAKFTIFNFGTQKEVSNWGLFFCVAIGLWAGLIIGFVTEYYTSNAYSPVQDVADSCRTGAATNVIFGLALGYKSVIIPIFAIAVSIYVSFSIAAMYGIAVAALGMLSTIATGLAIDAYGPISDNAGGIAEMAGMSHRIRERTDALDAAGNTTAAIGKGFAIGSAALVSLALFGAFVSRAGVKVVDVLSPKVFIGLIVGAMLPYWFSAMTMKSVGSAALKMVEEVRRQFNTIPGLMEGTGKPDYATCVKISTDASIKEMIPPGALVMLTPLIVGTFFGVETLSGVLAGALVSGVQIAISASNTGGAWDNAKKYIEAGASEHARTLGPKGSDCHKAAVIGDTIGDPLKDTSGPSLNILIKLMAVESLVFAPFFATHGGLLFKYL from the exons ATGGCGATCCTCTCGGCGCTCGCGACCGAGGTGCTCatccccgtcgccggcgtcaTCGGCATCGCCTTCGCCGTCGTGCAGTGGGTGCTCGTGTCGCGGGTGAAgctctccccggccgcggccgccgcgggcggcaGCAAGAACGACTACGGCGACTACCtcatcgaggaggaggaggggctcaACGACCACAACGTCGTCGTCAAGTGCGCCGAGATCCAGAACGCCATCTCCGAAG GAGCAACATCGTTTCTCTTCACGGAGTACCAATATGTTGGTATTTTCATGTCGATCTTTGCTGTTGtcatctttctcttccttgGCTCTGTTGAGGGATTCAGCACAAAGAGCCAGCCCTGCACCTATAGCGTGGGCAAGTACTGCAAGCCTGCCCTGTTCACTGCACTCTTCAGCactgcatccttcttgcttgGAGCCATCACCTCTTTGGTCTCTGGTTTCCTTGGGATGAAGATTGCCACATATGCCAATGCCAGAACCACCCTGGAAGCTAGGAAGGGTGTTGGAAAGGCATTCATCACCGCGTTCCGCTCTGGTGCTGTTATGGGCTTTTTGCTCGCATCAAGTGGTCTTGTGGTTCTCTACATCACCATTAATGTATTTAAGTTGTACTATGGTGATGACTGGGAGGGTCTTTTCGAGTCTATCACTGGGTATGGTCTTGGTGGATCTTCCATGGCTCTCTTTGGAAGAGTTGGTGGAGGTATCTACACAAAGGCAGCTGATGTGGGTGCTGATCTTGTTGGCAAAGTTGAAAGGAACATCCCCGAggatgatcctaggaacccagCT GTGATTGCTGACAATGTCGGTGACAATGTTGGTGACATTGCTGGAATGGGATCCGATCTCTTTGGGTCATACGCGGAATCTTCCTGTGCTGCCCTTGTTGTTGCATCTATTTCATCTTTTGGAATTAACCATGATTTCACTGGGATGTGCTACCCATTGCTTGTGAGCTCTGTTGGGATCATTGTCTGCTTGATCACCACACTCTTTGCCACTGACTTCTTTGAGATCAAGGCCGTGAAAGAAATCGAACCTGCACTTAAGAAGcagctcatcatctccactgCTTTGATGACTGTTGGTATTGCGATAATCAGCTGGTTGGCCCTTCCAGCTAAGTTCACCATCTTCAACTTTGGCACTCAGAAGGAAGTATCCAACTG GGGCTTGTTCTTCTGTGTTGCAATCGGTCTGTGGGCTGGTCTTATTATTGGTTTTGTCACAGAATACTACACTAGCAATGCATACAG TcctgtgcaagatgttgcagaTTCCTGCAGAACTGGTGCTGCCACCAATGTCATTTTTGGTCTTGCTCTAGGATACAAGTCAGTTATCATTCCAATTTTCGCCATTGCTGTCAGCATCTATGTCAGTTTCTCTATTGCCGCAATGTATGGCATTGCCGTTGCTGCCCTTGGTATGCTAAGCACAATCGCAACTGGCCTTGCTATTGATGCTTATGGTCCCATCAGTGACAATGCTGGTGGCATTGCTGAGATGGCTGGAATGAGCCACAGAATCCGTGAGAGAACTGATGCTCTTGATGCTGCTGGTAACACAACTGCTGCTATTGGAAAG GGATTTGCCATTGGATCAGCTGCTCTTGTCTCCCTGGCCCTTTTTGGTGCCTTCGTGAGCAGGGCTGGAGTGAAGGTTGTCGATGTCCTCTCCCCCAAGGTATTCATTGGCTTGATTGTTGGAGCCATGCTTCCGTACTGGTTCTCTGCCATGACCATGAAGAGTGTTGGAAGtgctgctctgaagatggttGAGGAGGTCCGCAGGCAGTTCAACACCATTCCTGGGCTGATGGAGGGAACTGGCAAACCTGACTATGCTACCTGCGTTAAGATTTCTACTGATGCTTCCATCAAGGAGATGATCCCCCCGGGTGCTCTGGTCATGCTCACACCCCTCATTGTTGGAACCTTCTTTGGTGTGGAGACCCTCTCTGGTGTTCTTGCTGGTGCCCTGGTTTCTGGAGTGCAG ATTGCCATCTCTGCTTCCAACACTGGTGGCGCATGGGACAATGCCAAGAAGTACATTGAG GCTGGTGCCAGCGAGCACGCAAGGACCCTGGGCCCTAAGGGATCAGACTGCCATAAGGCTGCTGTGATTGGTGACACCATCGGTGACCCCCTGAAGGACACCTCCGGCCCATCCCTCAAcatcctcatcaagctcatggCCGTGGAGTCTCTTGTGTTCGCCCCCTTCTTTGCTACCCACGGTGGCCTGCTCTTCAAGTACCTGTAA